The following proteins come from a genomic window of Gottfriedia acidiceleris:
- a CDS encoding cation:dicarboxylate symporter family transporter, with amino-acid sequence MKKIGLAWQILIGLVIGIIVGAIFYQNPKVADYLQPIGDIFLRLIKMIVIPIVVSSIIVGVASVGDTKKLGRLGGKTILYFEIITTVAILIGLLVANIVKPGAGVDMSILHKTDINTYVETAKEVKSHGFADTFVNIVPPNIFSAFVEGNMLAIIFFSVLFGLGITAVGERGKPVLAFFQGTADTMFYITNQIMKFAPFGVFALIGVTVSKFGLESLIPLGKLVITVYLTMAFFIVVVLGLVAKMVGVNIFKFIKLIKDELILAYSTASSETVLPKIMEKVEKFGVPRSISSFVIPTGYSFNLDGSTLYQALAAIFIAQMYGIHLSITDQISLMLVLMVTSKGIAGVPGVSFVVLLATLGTVGIPVEGLAFIAGIDRILDMARTAVNVVGNSLAAVVIAKWEREFKPEVVKNDNNVAM; translated from the coding sequence ATGAAAAAAATTGGCTTAGCTTGGCAAATATTAATTGGTCTTGTTATCGGGATCATCGTAGGCGCAATTTTTTATCAAAATCCAAAGGTTGCAGATTATTTACAACCAATTGGAGACATCTTTTTACGTCTGATTAAAATGATTGTAATACCAATCGTTGTTTCAAGTATCATTGTAGGTGTCGCTAGTGTTGGTGACACAAAAAAACTTGGCCGTTTAGGCGGAAAAACGATTCTGTACTTTGAGATTATTACAACAGTAGCAATATTAATCGGATTACTAGTAGCGAATATCGTTAAACCAGGCGCTGGTGTAGATATGAGTATTCTTCACAAAACTGATATCAATACTTATGTTGAAACAGCTAAAGAAGTGAAAAGTCATGGGTTTGCAGATACATTTGTAAATATCGTACCGCCAAATATTTTTTCAGCTTTTGTTGAAGGAAATATGTTAGCAATTATCTTTTTCTCAGTGCTGTTTGGTCTTGGGATCACAGCGGTAGGAGAAAGAGGAAAACCAGTATTAGCATTTTTCCAAGGTACAGCTGATACAATGTTTTACATTACAAATCAAATTATGAAATTTGCTCCATTTGGTGTTTTTGCATTAATCGGTGTTACAGTTTCAAAGTTTGGATTAGAATCTTTAATTCCATTAGGGAAATTAGTCATAACTGTTTATCTAACGATGGCATTCTTTATCGTTGTAGTATTAGGCTTAGTAGCTAAAATGGTAGGAGTTAACATATTTAAGTTCATTAAATTAATTAAAGATGAACTGATTCTAGCATATTCTACTGCGAGTTCTGAAACAGTTTTACCTAAAATTATGGAAAAAGTAGAAAAATTCGGAGTACCAAGATCAATTTCTTCATTCGTTATTCCGACTGGTTATTCATTCAATCTTGATGGATCAACTTTATATCAAGCATTAGCAGCAATTTTCATCGCTCAAATGTATGGTATTCATTTATCAATCACTGATCAAATTTCACTAATGTTAGTTCTAATGGTCACTTCAAAAGGTATCGCAGGTGTACCAGGCGTATCATTCGTTGTATTATTAGCAACATTAGGTACAGTAGGAATTCCAGTTGAAGGTTTAGCATTTATTGCTGGTATTGACCGTATTCTAGATATGGCTAGAACTGCAGTAAACGTAGTAGGTAACTCTTTAGCAGCAGTTGTAATTGCTAAATGGGAACGTGAATTTAAACCAGAAGTGGTGAAGAATGATAATAACGTTGCTATGTAA
- the zwf gene encoding glucose-6-phosphate dehydrogenase gives MKTKVNPKAAIVIFGATGDLAKRKLFISIYRLFLSQKIDEGFAVVGVGRRPWSNEEFRETVKKSIQSIASSETEIESFLSHFYYHQFEVLEPSSYIELGNLLTNLDNHYLIPGNRVFFLAMAPEFFGTIAKQLKQNGLADTEGWSRIVIEKPFGHDLPSAIELNDEIREAFSENQIYRIDHYLGKEMVQNIEVIRFANAMFEPLWNNRFISNIQITSSEILGVEDRGKYYENSGALKDMVQNHMLQMAALLAMEPPIKLTTEEIRSEKVKVFKALRKIDETEVKDYFVRGQYDAGVISGEEVPAYRNENNVAPESQTETFVAGKLFIDNFRWAGVPFYIRTGKRMATKSTKIIVQFSDIPMNLYYNTKETMSPNLLIIHIQPDEGITLQLNAKRSGSDEGYTKPIELTFNNNCVDCINTPEAYERLIYDCMQGDGTNFTHWDEVKYSWSFVDVISKAWNNNLAPLATYSSGSMGPNEADTLLTVDGHKWWPVTDRLNEN, from the coding sequence TTGAAAACTAAAGTAAACCCAAAAGCAGCTATTGTCATATTTGGAGCAACAGGAGACCTTGCAAAAAGAAAGCTTTTTATTTCAATATATAGATTATTTTTAAGTCAAAAAATTGATGAGGGTTTTGCGGTTGTTGGTGTAGGTAGAAGACCTTGGTCAAATGAAGAGTTTCGTGAAACAGTAAAAAAATCAATTCAATCTATTGCTTCATCTGAGACTGAGATTGAAAGCTTTTTATCTCATTTTTATTACCATCAATTTGAAGTTTTAGAACCTTCTTCATATATAGAATTAGGAAATTTATTAACAAACTTGGATAACCATTATTTAATTCCTGGTAACCGTGTTTTCTTCCTAGCAATGGCACCTGAATTTTTCGGAACAATTGCTAAACAGTTAAAGCAAAATGGTTTGGCTGATACAGAAGGTTGGAGTCGAATTGTAATCGAAAAACCATTTGGACATGATTTACCAAGTGCAATTGAATTAAATGATGAAATTCGTGAAGCATTTTCAGAAAATCAAATCTACCGTATCGACCATTACTTAGGTAAAGAAATGGTTCAAAATATTGAAGTGATCCGTTTTGCGAATGCCATGTTTGAACCACTTTGGAATAATCGATTTATTTCAAATATCCAAATTACTTCTAGTGAAATTCTTGGTGTTGAAGACCGTGGAAAGTACTATGAGAATTCGGGCGCTTTAAAAGATATGGTTCAGAATCATATGCTTCAAATGGCGGCACTACTTGCTATGGAGCCTCCGATCAAATTAACAACTGAAGAAATTCGTAGTGAAAAAGTTAAAGTATTTAAAGCTCTTCGTAAAATTGATGAAACCGAAGTAAAAGATTATTTTGTTCGCGGACAATATGATGCTGGTGTAATTAGCGGTGAAGAAGTACCAGCATATAGAAATGAGAACAATGTTGCACCTGAGTCTCAAACTGAAACTTTTGTAGCGGGCAAACTTTTTATCGATAATTTTAGATGGGCTGGTGTTCCGTTCTATATTCGAACTGGAAAAAGAATGGCAACAAAATCTACTAAGATTATTGTTCAGTTCTCAGATATACCAATGAATCTTTATTACAATACAAAAGAGACAATGTCTCCAAATTTATTAATAATACATATTCAACCAGATGAAGGAATTACATTGCAATTAAATGCAAAAAGATCTGGCTCAGATGAAGGCTACACAAAGCCAATTGAATTAACATTTAATAATAATTGCGTTGATTGTATTAATACACCAGAAGCATACGAGCGATTAATTTATGATTGTATGCAAGGTGATGGAACAAACTTTACACATTGGGATGAAGTAAAATATTCTTGGAGCTTTGTTGATGTCATCTCGAAAGCTTGGAACAATAATTTAGCACCACTTGCAACTTACAGTTCTGGTTCAATGGGTCCAAACGAAGCTGATACATTATTGACAGTTGATGGTCATAAATGGTGGCCTGTTACTGATCGATTAAATGAAAATTAA
- a CDS encoding AMP-binding protein translates to MTNLLDITIGKLLEEKAKLHPTHEAVVYADRGLRMNYEQFENHCREVAKGLMSLRIQKGDHIAIWSSNTPEWLTSQFATGKMGGVLVTVNTNYRTAELEYLLKQSDSTTIILMDQYKDSSYIEMLYEIIPELKDAVPGELHSSRLPFLRNVIVLGEKKYPGTFSWNELITMAKNTSDIELDKRIATMSPYDVINMQYTSGTTGFPKGVMLTHSNIVNNGFNIANCMELTKADRLCIPVPFFHCFGCVLGTMACVTVGATMVPVQDFSPKRVLQTVQDEKCTGLHGVPTMFIAELNEPDFSKYDLSTLRTGIMAGSNCPIEVMKAVIEKMGITEITIAYGQTESSPVITQTRTNDPIEVRVETVGKALPNVEVKIVEPGTSNEVPRGVQGELCTRGYHVMKGYYKNEEATRTAIDEDGWLHTGDLAIMDENGYCKVTGRLKDMIIRGGENIYPREIEEFLYTHPDVLDVQVVGVPDHVYGEEVMACIILKEGIKITPEDIRNYCKGKISKHKIPRYIEFVKEYPMTASGKIQKFRLREQAVETASKQV, encoded by the coding sequence ATGACAAATTTACTAGATATTACGATAGGGAAACTATTAGAAGAAAAAGCGAAATTACATCCTACTCATGAGGCTGTTGTCTATGCGGATAGAGGTTTAAGGATGAATTACGAACAATTTGAAAACCACTGTAGAGAAGTAGCAAAAGGTTTGATGAGTCTTAGAATTCAAAAAGGTGATCATATAGCCATATGGTCCTCAAATACACCTGAATGGCTTACTTCACAATTTGCAACTGGCAAAATGGGTGGAGTTCTTGTTACAGTAAACACAAATTATCGTACAGCTGAGCTAGAATATTTGTTAAAGCAATCTGATTCAACAACGATTATTTTAATGGATCAGTATAAAGACTCTTCATATATTGAAATGCTTTATGAAATTATACCTGAATTAAAGGATGCTGTTCCTGGAGAACTTCATAGCAGTCGACTGCCATTTTTACGGAATGTAATTGTTCTTGGTGAGAAAAAATACCCTGGAACATTCTCATGGAATGAGCTTATTACCATGGCTAAAAATACATCAGACATCGAGTTGGATAAGCGAATTGCAACAATGAGTCCGTATGATGTTATAAACATGCAATATACATCTGGAACAACTGGTTTCCCAAAAGGTGTCATGCTAACTCACTCAAATATCGTTAATAATGGGTTTAATATTGCGAATTGCATGGAATTAACAAAGGCAGATCGATTATGCATACCCGTTCCATTTTTCCATTGCTTTGGATGTGTTTTAGGCACCATGGCTTGTGTTACTGTTGGAGCAACGATGGTACCTGTACAAGACTTCAGTCCAAAAAGAGTACTTCAAACAGTACAAGATGAAAAATGTACTGGATTACATGGAGTTCCTACAATGTTTATCGCTGAATTAAATGAACCTGATTTTTCTAAATATGATTTATCAACATTACGAACAGGAATTATGGCAGGTTCAAACTGTCCAATTGAAGTTATGAAGGCAGTAATCGAAAAAATGGGAATAACAGAGATTACAATTGCCTATGGCCAAACAGAGTCTTCTCCAGTTATCACACAAACTAGAACAAATGACCCGATTGAAGTACGAGTTGAAACGGTTGGTAAGGCATTACCAAATGTTGAAGTAAAAATAGTAGAACCAGGCACTTCTAATGAAGTACCACGTGGAGTACAAGGTGAACTTTGTACTAGAGGCTATCATGTAATGAAAGGCTACTACAAAAATGAAGAAGCTACTCGTACTGCAATTGATGAAGATGGATGGTTACATACTGGAGATTTAGCAATTATGGATGAGAATGGCTATTGCAAAGTTACAGGTAGGCTCAAAGACATGATTATCCGTGGTGGGGAAAATATTTACCCACGTGAAATTGAAGAATTTTTATATACTCACCCAGATGTGTTAGATGTTCAAGTTGTTGGAGTACCTGATCATGTGTATGGTGAAGAAGTAATGGCTTGCATTATTCTTAAAGAAGGAATAAAAATTACACCTGAGGATATTCGAAATTACTGTAAAGG